The genomic segment GGACTTATTGATTCTAGGCCCACGTCGTCCAAGATCAGTAACTCTATTTTTTCTAACTGCTTAAGCTGTTTTAGATAGGTCCCGTCTACCTGACACTGGTGAAGATGGGCCAGCAACCGACCCACTCGCCAGTAACGCACGCTATATTGCTGCCGGCATGCCTGCTCACCAAGCGCACAACTGAGCCAGGTTTTGCCCGTACCTGTCGGCCCCGTGATGAGTATGCTTTTCTGATATTTCAGATATTGTCCCCCTAGCAGATCTCGCATCTGTTCCGGTGTCACTCCTCGGCTAGGGATATAACGGATATCTTCCGGTTTTGCCTGCAAGCGCATTTGCGATTGCCGTCGCATACGGCATATGTGGTTGTTTTTTCTATGCAAATTTTCCGCTTCTACCATCAGCGACAACCGCTCCTCGAACCCCAGCTCCCCATAACTCCCCGGGAGTTCGCGTTGCGTCTCCAACGCCTGGACCATTGCCGACAACTTCAGCTCTCGCAGAGCCATTAACAGTGTATCCATATTTATTCTCCTTAGTGATAACTGTCCGGACCTCGGAGGTTTTCGTGAACCAGCATTGATACGCCGGCTACGTCCTGGGTGACCTCACTTTCACGACCGTGTTTCAATACGTTGGCTATGAAAGAGCGGTTAATGCACCCTTTCTCCAACGCCAGCGCGCAGGCCTTCTCCAGTCGCGTCGTCTCATAGCGCCGTTGCAGATTGAGTAGCCCCAGCACGGAGCGGTAAGCCTGCTCCGAATAGGCTTTGCTCTTTTGGATGGACTCGACCACTTTCAGTGTGCACACACCCACCGACAGCGCCCAACTGCACAGCCTTTCCGGCGTCCACTGACTCTGCCCCTTATGGTTAGCCGGCATGTGCGCCGCCTGAGTCGTGTGCCTATAGGCGTTATCGCTGCGAGGGTGCGTAGCCACGCAGACGCCCTTATGGTGAATTTGCACCAGCCGTTGGGTGGCGATGACGTCAACGCGCTCGCCAACCAGCGGATGCGGCACCGAGTACCAGTTTTTGCCGTAGTCTATGTGGTAATCAGGTCCCACTCGGGCAACGAGATACTCACTGTATTCCCATTGTGTGGGCGGTAGAGGCCCAAGAGCCGGTTTGTCCAGCTGCTCGAAGCGTTCAAGGCGACTTTGTCCGCCGTAATGACGCATCGGGCGCAGATTCAACTCATGATTGAGTTCTCGTATCACCTGGTTGAGTTCGGCCAGCGAGTAGAACCTACGTTTACGCAACCGGGCCAAAACCCAGCGTTCTACCAGCTGCACAGTTGATTCTGCCTTCGCCTTGTCTTTCGGTTTTCTCGGGCGCGCCGGTAGCACCACTGCCTCATAGTGATTTGCCAGCGTCTGGTAGCTCTGGTTTATGACCGGCTCATAGCGGTCAGGGGTGCTGACAGCGCTGCGCAGATTATC from the Candidatus Sodalis pierantonius str. SOPE genome contains:
- the istA gene encoding IS21 family transposase, whose product is MARKKKKARTEMCIYINVLRMKFEQRRSNRTIAAALGIGCTTVHDILGRFTVANLVWPLPAELSPVDLDRLLYPGKSGKVINTLPSWLDIDTGLSRKGMTKQLLWMEYQSAVGGDALGYSQFCALFHDWKKKQRRSMRMEHKAGEKLFIDFYGPTVPIVNPATGSVRQVAIFVAAMGVSGYAYIEACEGQDMASWLNANSRCLHFMGGVPELMIPDNLRSAVSTPDRYEPVINQSYQTLANHYEAVVLPARPRKPKDKAKAESTVQLVERWVLARLRKRRFYSLAELNQVIRELNHELNLRPMRHYGGQSRLERFEQLDKPALGPLPPTQWEYSEYLVARVGPDYHIDYGKNWYSVPHPLVGERVDVIATQRLVQIHHKGVCVATHPRSDNAYRHTTQAAHMPANHKGQSQWTPERLCSWALSVGVCTLKVVESIQKSKAYSEQAYRSVLGLLNLQRRYETTRLEKACALALEKGCINRSFIANVLKHGRESEVTQDVAGVSMLVHENLRGPDSYH
- the istB gene encoding IS21-like element ISSoEn3 family helper ATPase IstB — translated: MDTLLMALRELKLSAMVQALETQRELPGSYGELGFEERLSLMVEAENLHRKNNHICRMRRQSQMRLQAKPEDIRYIPSRGVTPEQMRDLLGGQYLKYQKSILITGPTGTGKTWLSCALGEQACRQQYSVRYWRVGRLLAHLHQCQVDGTYLKQLKQLEKIELLILDDVGLESISPMQATMLLEVMEDRYDKSSSILISQLPVKKWYGLIENPTTADVLLDRLVHPSYRLELKGESLRKEQGVASTGKID